One Psychrobacillus glaciei genomic region harbors:
- a CDS encoding MFS transporter encodes MWRNANVWIVLLGELIAGLGLWSGIIGNLEFMQEKVPSDFHKSLILASGLLAGVLIGPLAGRIIDQSKKKTVLIVSSIGRVISVLFMFVAIATGSIWWMVLFLISLQLSASFYFPALQATLPLIVKQKELLQLNGWHMNISTIARVAGTAIAGLVLAYWPIQSLYIVSMITYAGLLVFTCFLKIEEKEKVALKDGKGNRGFKEIFPMLQDNTAVLMTLILTLVPVLFLGSFNLLIINISVLQDSASIKGTIYAVEGVAFMLGTLAVKYIGAKWKINNILFTFVFVIGTAELLLYFAASPSLTLITFAVLGFSLGCFYPTAMTIFQKQIPKAFHGRFFSFRSMLDRIAFQVVLLSTGALLDVIGMQYMVVVFGLLSVSLTSIFIWRMKKNRIAFI; translated from the coding sequence ATGTGGAGAAATGCAAATGTTTGGATTGTGTTACTAGGGGAATTGATTGCTGGTCTTGGCTTATGGAGTGGCATTATTGGCAATCTGGAGTTTATGCAAGAAAAAGTTCCATCCGATTTTCATAAATCATTAATTCTTGCAAGTGGACTATTAGCAGGTGTGTTAATAGGTCCACTTGCAGGGAGGATTATTGATCAATCGAAGAAAAAAACAGTGTTAATCGTGTCAAGTATTGGACGGGTTATTAGTGTTTTATTTATGTTTGTTGCAATTGCTACAGGATCTATTTGGTGGATGGTATTATTTCTAATTAGTTTGCAACTATCTGCTTCCTTTTATTTTCCTGCTTTGCAAGCAACATTACCGTTGATTGTAAAACAAAAAGAGTTATTACAACTTAATGGTTGGCATATGAATATATCCACCATTGCACGTGTAGCTGGAACTGCCATTGCGGGACTTGTCCTTGCATATTGGCCCATACAATCGCTCTATATCGTTTCGATGATTACATATGCGGGATTATTAGTGTTTACCTGTTTTCTTAAGATAGAGGAAAAAGAAAAAGTAGCTCTAAAAGATGGAAAAGGGAATAGGGGATTTAAAGAAATCTTCCCAATGTTACAGGATAATACTGCAGTTCTCATGACACTAATTTTAACGCTTGTTCCAGTGTTATTTTTAGGATCATTTAATTTGCTCATTATTAATATTAGTGTATTACAGGACTCTGCATCAATTAAAGGAACCATTTATGCTGTTGAAGGGGTTGCCTTTATGCTTGGTACGCTTGCCGTAAAGTATATAGGCGCTAAATGGAAAATAAACAATATTCTTTTTACATTTGTCTTTGTAATAGGTACCGCTGAGCTATTATTATACTTTGCTGCCAGTCCGTCCTTAACGCTTATAACTTTTGCAGTTTTAGGGTTTTCGCTTGGTTGTTTCTACCCCACAGCAATGACTATTTTTCAGAAGCAAATACCTAAAGCATTTCACGGTAGATTCTTTTCATTCCGAAGTATGTTAGATAGAATAGCCTTCCAAGTTGTTTTACTATCGACAGGAGCGCTTTTAGACGTCATCGGTATGCAATACATGGTCGTTGTCTTTGGACTGCTTAGTGTATCGTTAACGTCCATTTTCATATGGAGAATGAAAAAAAATAGAATAGCTTTTATTTAA
- a CDS encoding ribonuclease J, translating into MNNSESQLSIFALGGINEIGKNMYIIQSSDDIVIIDCGSKFPDESLLGIDLIIQDISFLQEHKEKIRALIVTHGHEDHIGGIPYFLKQLNVPIYATNLTLGLIEIKLKEHGLLRETRLFLIDEDSTIRLGTIKTTFFRTSHSIPDCLGIAFHTPQGTIVHTGDFKFDLTPVDNHAPDIHKMAEIGQNGVLLLLSESTNAERPGSTPSERLVGDHIEDAFRHAPRKVFISTFASNVHRVQQIVNAALKTNRRLVLLGRSMVNVVSVAMDRGYLEIPDGMLMETNEVRTMNPEKVVILCTGSQGEPMAALSRLASSNFRQVEVLPEDTVIFAASPIPGNERSVSRIIDNLFQLGAKVIYGSGNVTGMHVSGHACQEELKLMLTLMKPKYFIPIHGEYRMLRHHSLLAESVGVRKDNIFILNNGDVVDIVDQEAIHTRSIDAGNIFVDGFGIGDVGNIILRDRKLLSEDGMLVIVITISKSGNKIITGPDTISRGFVYGPGAEELIKEVNQSVSQTIKNSKDRNQRVLKQNIKSSIEKLLYSRTKRSPMILPIIIDI; encoded by the coding sequence TTGAATAATAGTGAATCTCAACTTTCCATTTTTGCACTGGGTGGAATAAATGAAATAGGGAAAAATATGTATATCATTCAGTCATCAGATGATATCGTGATAATAGATTGTGGTTCCAAGTTTCCAGATGAAAGTCTACTAGGCATTGATTTAATCATCCAGGATATTTCCTTTCTACAGGAACATAAAGAAAAAATCCGTGCTTTAATTGTTACCCATGGACACGAAGATCATATCGGGGGTATTCCCTATTTCTTAAAACAACTAAATGTACCAATATATGCTACGAATCTAACACTTGGTTTGATTGAAATAAAGTTAAAAGAACATGGGCTTCTTAGAGAAACGAGACTATTTTTAATTGATGAGGATTCAACTATTCGATTAGGAACTATTAAAACAACATTTTTTAGAACAAGTCACAGTATTCCAGATTGCTTGGGAATTGCATTTCATACGCCACAAGGGACAATCGTACATACTGGGGATTTTAAGTTTGATTTAACCCCTGTGGATAATCATGCTCCAGATATTCATAAAATGGCGGAAATAGGTCAAAATGGTGTATTACTTTTACTATCAGAAAGTACCAATGCAGAAAGACCTGGGTCAACTCCTTCCGAACGATTAGTTGGCGATCATATTGAAGATGCATTCCGTCATGCACCGAGGAAAGTATTTATATCCACATTTGCTTCCAATGTTCATCGTGTACAACAAATAGTAAATGCGGCTTTAAAAACGAATCGTAGGCTTGTTTTACTTGGTCGTAGCATGGTTAACGTAGTATCCGTCGCTATGGATCGAGGATACTTAGAGATTCCAGACGGAATGCTAATGGAGACAAATGAAGTGAGAACGATGAACCCTGAAAAAGTGGTCATTCTATGCACTGGCAGTCAAGGAGAACCTATGGCCGCATTGTCTCGATTAGCAAGCTCCAACTTCCGTCAAGTTGAAGTTTTGCCAGAAGACACTGTTATTTTTGCTGCAAGTCCGATACCTGGAAACGAACGGAGTGTATCCAGAATAATAGATAATTTATTTCAATTAGGAGCTAAAGTTATTTATGGATCAGGTAATGTTACAGGAATGCACGTTTCAGGTCATGCTTGTCAGGAAGAGTTAAAACTTATGCTCACACTAATGAAACCAAAATATTTCATCCCCATCCATGGTGAATATCGCATGCTTCGCCATCACAGTTTATTGGCCGAATCTGTTGGTGTGAGAAAGGATAATATATTTATATTAAATAATGGTGATGTAGTTGACATTGTCGATCAAGAGGCCATTCATACACGTAGTATTGATGCTGGGAACATTTTCGTAGATGGATTTGGGATAGGTGATGTGGGAAACATCATCTTGCGGGATAGAAAACTCCTCTCGGAAGATGGTATGCTAGTCATCGTAATTACCATTAGTAAATCAGGGAACAAAATCATAACTGGTCCTGATACTATTTCACGTGGATTCGTTTATGGACCTGGGGCTGAGGAACTGATAAAAGAGGTAAATCAATCTGTTAGTCAAACGATTAAGAACTCAAAAGATAGGAACCAGCGTGTGTTAAAACAAAATATAAAAAGTTCTATCGAAAAACTCTTGTACAGTAGAACGAAAAGAAGTCCTATGATTTTGCCTATCATAATAGACATTTAG
- a CDS encoding ion transporter, whose translation MKGFFVLYEFFIFLLILLYLTIIIAGYTSSEMLSKEQIRWIDYSFIGYFAIEYIIRLYKSDNKRKFFKENIFDLIALIPFDAYFKVARLMRLVRLVRIMKVSKTLQGVFKTGGLTYVFIFTFLVMMWGAISNFIFENGHNSSIKSVGDSIWWAMVTVSSVGYGDIYPVTIGGRIVAGILMLVGIGLIGSITGSMAIYFSNIERTIQLVDDPLDHDENDLHTYITKQVKKIDTLDEEGLEHLIDSIKVLYRKKMKTGKTIIDIEENSGGSKDDM comes from the coding sequence ATGAAAGGATTTTTTGTTTTATATGAATTTTTCATTTTCTTATTAATCTTATTGTATTTAACCATTATTATCGCAGGGTATACTAGCAGCGAGATGCTAAGCAAAGAGCAAATAAGATGGATTGATTACAGTTTTATTGGATATTTCGCCATAGAATATATTATAAGATTATATAAATCGGACAATAAGCGAAAGTTCTTTAAAGAAAATATTTTTGATCTAATAGCACTCATTCCTTTTGATGCATATTTTAAAGTGGCTCGTTTAATGCGCCTTGTTCGTTTAGTTAGAATTATGAAGGTATCAAAGACATTACAAGGTGTTTTTAAAACAGGTGGTCTAACCTATGTATTCATTTTTACTTTTCTTGTGATGATGTGGGGAGCAATAAGCAATTTCATCTTTGAAAATGGACATAACTCTAGTATTAAAAGTGTTGGTGACTCTATCTGGTGGGCTATGGTAACCGTCTCAAGTGTAGGATATGGGGATATATATCCGGTTACTATAGGAGGGAGAATTGTTGCAGGCATATTAATGCTAGTTGGCATTGGTTTGATAGGTTCCATTACAGGAAGTATGGCTATTTATTTTTCTAATATCGAACGGACTATTCAGTTAGTAGATGATCCACTTGATCACGATGAGAATGATTTACATACCTATATTACAAAACAAGTGAAGAAAATAGATACTTTAGATGAGGAAGGGCTAGAGCATCTTATAGATTCGATAAAGGTGCTATACAGGAAAAAAATGAAAACCGGAAAGACAATAATTGATATTGAAGAAAATAGCGGAGGTTCTAAAGATGATATGTAA
- the parC gene encoding DNA topoisomerase IV subunit A: MTQTERYQDLPLEEVIGDRFGRYSKYIIQDRALPDARDGLKPVQRRILFAMFQEGNTNDKPFRKSAKTVGNVIGNYHPHGDSSVYEAMVRMSQDWKLRHMLVEMHGNNGSVDGDPPAAMRYTEARISAISHELLRDLNKNTVDYIPNFDDSDSEPVVLPARFPNLLVNGSTGISAGYATDIPPHALHEALDAVLMRIENPAATIDELMTVIKGPDFPTGGIIQGVEGIKRAYETGKGKIVIRSKTEIETIKGGKEQIVITEIPFEVNKANLVKKIDEQRHDKRLDGIADVRDESDRTGLRIVIEMKKEVDAHGILQFLFKNTDLQVTYNFNMIAIHNRRPTMMTLPLLLDSYIGHQKEVVTRRTAFDLKKAKERLHIVAGLMKALSILDDVIRTIRASKDKRDAKNNLMSAFDFSEAQAEAIVSLQLYRLTNTDITELQKEEETLNALVKKLESILASEVVLFKVIKKELLEVRKQFAEPRKSIIEDEIEEIKVTLDVLIPSEEVIVTVTKDGYVKRTSLRSFTASNGQDFAIKESDYLLYKEPINTQHHLLLFTSKGNYIYQPVHELPDIRWKDLGQHISSIVPLDTNESIINVIGIESFDLDLCILTATKEGQIKRSLLSDYVVQRYARPIKTMNVKKEDELILAQLVSPSDEVLLTTYYSYSVRFSLDEVPVTGVKTGGVKGVSLKDDDYVVSVNVITQNSHDDITLVTHRGSVKKMGLKEIEAGGRAKRGVVTLRELKTNAHRVFAVVLTNKADELVLETEKGVQEIVQSNTLRPTDRYSNGSFIVDTEKEGKLVRVWKRPIEQKE; the protein is encoded by the coding sequence ATGACACAAACCGAACGTTATCAAGATTTACCACTAGAAGAAGTGATCGGTGATCGGTTTGGACGTTATAGTAAATACATCATTCAAGACCGTGCACTACCAGATGCGAGAGATGGGCTCAAGCCCGTTCAACGCCGCATATTATTTGCTATGTTCCAAGAAGGAAACACGAACGATAAACCTTTCCGTAAATCTGCGAAAACAGTAGGGAATGTAATTGGTAACTATCATCCGCATGGAGACAGTTCAGTCTATGAAGCAATGGTACGGATGAGCCAGGACTGGAAGCTTCGCCATATGTTAGTGGAAATGCACGGTAATAACGGTTCTGTTGATGGGGACCCACCAGCTGCAATGCGTTATACAGAAGCAAGAATTTCTGCTATTTCACATGAACTTCTTCGCGATCTCAATAAAAACACAGTAGACTATATTCCAAATTTCGACGACTCTGATTCAGAACCAGTTGTTTTACCAGCACGTTTTCCTAATCTATTAGTCAATGGATCTACTGGTATTTCCGCTGGTTATGCAACAGATATTCCGCCTCATGCATTACATGAAGCATTGGATGCAGTGTTAATGCGGATCGAAAACCCTGCTGCTACAATCGATGAACTAATGACAGTAATAAAAGGGCCAGATTTTCCAACCGGAGGAATTATTCAAGGAGTAGAAGGTATAAAGAGAGCTTATGAAACTGGTAAAGGGAAAATTGTCATTCGCTCGAAGACAGAAATTGAAACAATCAAGGGCGGAAAAGAACAAATAGTTATTACCGAAATCCCTTTTGAAGTAAATAAAGCAAATTTAGTCAAAAAAATAGATGAACAACGCCATGATAAGCGTCTTGATGGTATTGCGGACGTAAGAGATGAGTCAGATCGCACTGGCCTTCGTATTGTAATTGAAATGAAAAAAGAAGTAGATGCTCATGGAATACTTCAATTTTTGTTTAAAAATACAGACTTACAAGTAACTTATAACTTTAATATGATTGCTATTCATAACCGACGACCAACAATGATGACATTACCTTTGTTACTAGATTCTTATATCGGTCATCAAAAAGAAGTTGTAACTCGAAGAACTGCCTTTGATTTGAAAAAAGCAAAGGAACGTCTGCATATTGTTGCTGGCTTAATGAAAGCATTATCCATTCTAGATGATGTAATAAGAACAATCCGTGCTTCTAAGGATAAACGTGATGCTAAAAATAACTTAATGTCCGCATTTGACTTTTCAGAAGCTCAAGCAGAGGCAATTGTTTCATTGCAGCTATACAGACTAACAAATACAGATATTACAGAACTACAAAAAGAAGAAGAAACTTTAAATGCATTAGTAAAAAAACTAGAAAGCATTTTAGCAAGCGAAGTAGTTCTTTTCAAAGTGATAAAAAAAGAACTATTAGAAGTAAGGAAACAATTTGCAGAACCACGTAAATCGATTATTGAAGATGAAATTGAAGAAATAAAAGTTACATTAGATGTCTTAATTCCAAGTGAAGAAGTAATCGTAACCGTTACAAAAGATGGTTATGTTAAACGCACTAGTTTACGTTCTTTTACCGCATCTAATGGACAAGATTTTGCTATTAAGGAATCTGATTATTTATTATACAAAGAACCAATTAATACGCAGCATCATTTACTTCTATTCACTTCAAAAGGCAATTATATTTATCAGCCTGTTCATGAATTACCAGATATTCGTTGGAAAGACCTTGGTCAGCATATCTCCAGCATTGTTCCTTTAGATACAAATGAATCGATCATTAACGTAATAGGAATCGAATCATTTGATCTTGATCTTTGTATACTTACTGCAACGAAAGAAGGTCAAATCAAGCGTTCATTACTTTCCGATTATGTGGTTCAACGGTATGCTCGTCCGATAAAAACAATGAATGTTAAAAAAGAAGATGAATTAATACTGGCACAGCTTGTCTCACCTTCCGATGAAGTATTATTAACGACCTATTATAGTTACTCCGTTCGATTCTCATTAGATGAAGTACCAGTTACTGGTGTTAAAACGGGTGGAGTAAAAGGTGTCAGCTTAAAAGACGATGATTATGTCGTAAGTGTAAATGTCATTACTCAAAATAGTCATGATGATATTACATTAGTTACACATCGTGGATCTGTGAAAAAAATGGGCTTAAAAGAAATTGAAGCAGGTGGTCGTGCGAAAAGAGGAGTTGTTACCCTCCGTGAATTAAAAACAAATGCGCACCGAGTTTTTGCAGTTGTTTTAACGAATAAAGCAGATGAGCTTGTATTAGAAACGGAAAAAGGGGTTCAGGAAATCGTTCAATCGAATACGCTTCGTCCAACTGATCGATATTCAAATGGGTCCTTTATCGTAGATACTGAAAAAGAAGGTAAACTTGTTCGAGTGTGGAAACGGCCAATCGAACAGAAAGAATAA
- a CDS encoding GNAT family N-acetyltransferase, whose amino-acid sequence MHNENVIGTFFIETIDKIGEHTIEPKSLYLSKIAILPEYQGSGIGYKITEFACTSAQRLNKVLYLDCWAGNIKLREFYSKNLFQHIDDFCEEDYLISIFRSGMK is encoded by the coding sequence ATGCATAATGAAAATGTAATTGGTACTTTTTTTATTGAAACAATTGATAAAATAGGTGAACATACAATAGAACCTAAAAGCTTATATTTATCAAAAATTGCAATCCTTCCCGAATATCAGGGAAGTGGGATTGGCTATAAAATAACTGAATTTGCATGTACTAGTGCTCAAAGATTAAACAAAGTACTATATTTAGATTGTTGGGCTGGTAATATAAAATTAAGAGAATTCTATTCTAAAAATTTATTCCAACATATTGATGATTTTTGCGAAGAGGATTATCTAATTAGTATTTTTAGATCTGGTATGAAATAG
- a CDS encoding YybH family protein, which produces MGYKQCLDKYINATNTHNFEIVKQLLHPDAVFWFSNKSCTTINEIQNYFENAWEVIKEEVYSAFNVHWLAADEKTATCIYTYHYEGYYDGKFVSGSGRATNVFIKENEYEWKLIHEHLSSLS; this is translated from the coding sequence ATGGGATATAAACAATGCTTAGACAAATATATTAATGCAACAAATACGCACAATTTTGAAATCGTAAAACAATTGTTACATCCGGATGCAGTTTTTTGGTTTTCCAATAAATCTTGTACAACTATTAATGAAATTCAAAATTATTTTGAAAATGCATGGGAAGTTATTAAAGAAGAGGTTTATTCTGCTTTCAATGTACATTGGTTAGCAGCTGATGAAAAAACGGCAACTTGTATATATACATATCATTATGAAGGTTATTATGATGGCAAGTTTGTTTCTGGAAGTGGACGAGCAACAAATGTTTTTATTAAAGAAAACGAGTATGAATGGAAGTTAATACACGAACATTTAAGTAGTCTTTCATGA